A region from the Nematostella vectensis chromosome 13, jaNemVect1.1, whole genome shotgun sequence genome encodes:
- the LOC5519472 gene encoding cytochrome P450 4F1 — translation MAPWLEYFLWGTLSLYITLPFGLAVLAYIIASLCSMKARSNKQVKGFGGPTSHWLKGNINDITFDGHGLAFHIRCTERFKTAYRVWFGPLRSALVLCHPDTVKPVLSKNAPKERFFYKFLFPFLGDGLGLQEGAKWWNTRKLVTPAFHFDILRRYVPIFQESAKILVEKWSQACGPSGRKVELFQDISLMTLDSVLKCAFSYSSNCQTEGRHDKYIKAINGIAKALLDRLLNPFYHFDWLYRLTPARSKFMKYCDLIHQKSDEVIESRRLLQKSPCNGHHKRSYRDFLDILLEAEDINGNGLNNENIRAEVNTFMFAGHDTVASALCWTLYCLAANEEHQRICQKEIDECFANKPSEDLDWDDINNMNYLSMCMKESMRLFSPVPVIGRTLDEEYVIDGKRVPEGTFVLVCIYAVHRNPHVWEKPQMFNPRRFETDTVEGRSAYAFIPFSGGPRNCMGKNFGQTEMKTSLATILHKFDLSVDPEDLIHEEDDLFPELVLRSKNGVRINVKPRASCG, via the exons ATGGCACCGTGGTTGGAGTACTTCCTCTGGGGAACTCTCTCCTTGTACATCACCCTTCCATTCGGCCTTGCTGTGCTGGCCTACATCATCGCCTCCCTCTGCTCCATGAAGGCGCGCTCCAACAAACAAGTTAAAGGATTCGGCGGCCCTACTTCTCACTGGCTGAAGGGGAACATCAATGAC ATAACATTTGATGGACATGGTCTCGCGTTTCACATACGCTGCACAGAGCGCTTTAAGACGGCTTACAGGGTCTGGTTTGGCCCGCTTAGGTCTGCTCTCGTGCTCTGTCACCCGGACACTGTCAAACCGGTCTTGTCCAAAAACGCCCCAAAAGAGAGGTTCTTCTACAAGTTTCTCTTCCCCTTTCTGG gcGATGGACTAGGTCTACAGGAAGGCGCCAAATGGTGGAACACTCGCAAACTCGTCACGCCTGCATTTCATTTCGACATCCTCCGCCGATATGTGCCTATCTTTCAGGAATCTGCAAAAATTCTCGTG GAGAAATGGTCCCAGGCTTGCGGACCGAGTGGCCGTAAAGTGGAGCTTTTCCAGGACATCAGTCTGATGACTCTTGACTCCGTCCTCAAATGCGCCTTCAGCTACTCTAGCAACTGTCAGACCGAGGG GAGACATGACAAATATATCAAGGCAATCAATGGCATCGCGAAGGCTCTACTAGACAGGCTCTT GAATCCATTTTATCACTTTGACTGGCTGTACCGACTGACGCCTGCGCGGAGCAAATTCATGAAGTATTGTGATCTCATCCATCAAAAATCTGACGAGGTTATTGAAAGCCGTCGACTCCTACAAAAG TCACCATGTAATGGTCACCACAAACGAAGCTACCGGGACTTCCTGGATATTCTacttgaggcagag GATATTAACGGCAATGGGCTGAACAACGAGAATATTCGCGCCGAGGTGAACACATTCATGTTTGCGGGGCACGACACAGTGGCTAGTG CGCTTTGTTGGACTCTGTACTGTCTTGCCGCGAACGAGGAGCACCAGCGCATTTGCCAAAAGGAGATAGACGAGTGCTTCGCCAACAAACCGAGTGAAGACCTGGACTG GGATGACATCAACAATATGAACTATTTGAGCATGTGTATGAAAGAATCCATGCGACTGTTTTCTCCCGTGCCTGTGATTGGTCGGACACTTGACGAAGAGTACGTGATTGACGGAAAgcgtgtcccggaag GCACCTTTGTTCTTGTCTGTATCTACGCAGTTCACAGAAACCCACATGTCTGGGAAAAACCACAG ATGTTTAACCCAAGAAGATTTGAGACGGATACGGTAGAGGGGCGTTCGGCTTACGCCTTCATCCCATTCTCAGGGGGGCCTAG AAACTGCATGGGCAAGAACTTTGGTCAGACGGAAATGAAGACAAGTCTTGCCACCATACTACACAA GTTCGACCTTTCCGTGGATCCTGAGGATCTCATCCACGAAGAAGACGATCTCTTCCCAGAACTGGTCTTACGGAGCAAGAATGGAGTCAGGATAAACGTCAAGCcacgggcttcctgtggttag